The following are from one region of the Magallana gigas chromosome 6, xbMagGiga1.1, whole genome shotgun sequence genome:
- the LOC105329337 gene encoding DNA-directed RNA polymerase II subunit RPB9: MDLYETHDDGPGFVGIKFCKECNNMLYPKEDKENKLLLYACRNCDYQEEATNPCIYVNKITHEVDELTQIIGDVIADPTLPRTEDHPCPKCAHKESVFFQSHSTKAEEGMRLYYVCTNPQCVHRWTE; encoded by the exons ATGGATTTATACGAAACACACGACGATGGTCCAGGTTTTGTGGGAATCAAGTTTTGTAAAGAATG taacaATATGTTGTATCCAAAAGAAGACAAAGAAAACAAACTGTTGTTATATGCT TGCCGAAACTGTGATTACCAAGAGGAGGCAACCAATCCCTGCATCTATGTCAACAAGATCACCCATGAAGTCGA TGAGCTGACACAGATTATTGGGGACGTGATAGCCGACCCAACCCTGCCCCGAACAGAGGACCACCCTTGTCCCAAGTGTGCCCACAAAGAATCCGTCTTCTTTCAGTCTCACAGCACCAAGGCAGAG GAAGGCATGCGACTCTACTATGTTTGCACCAACCCCCAGTGTGTGCATCGCTGGACCGAGTAG
- the LOC105329334 gene encoding saccharopine dehydrogenase-like oxidoreductase, translating into MMATERYDIVIFGASGFTGQFVVEEVARVAPTERLTWAVSGRSMEKIQKVLSKASKRTGNDLEATPIIIADTSSDESLLQMAKQAKLVLNCVGPYRFYGEQVVRACVEGGANHLDISGEPAYIEKMQLKYNGEAEKSGVFVISACGFDSIPAESGILHAKQKFQGEINTVESYLELHAGPHGMAVNNGTLESAIYGFLNEGELKSIRKSLFPEPLPPPKYKIAKRGMLFKNEVNKKWTAPFLGSDKSVVYRSQRYNFSQRKEKAIQYQPYVCYDSILTVFGLLWFGLLFGIMTKFSFTRKLLLRYSSFFTAGLFKPEGPSLKQIETCSFSMTFVSKGWKSLPEGEPQSPPDTVKITKVTGPEVGYVTTPICMVQAAVVVLKEKEKLPGKGGVLAPGSAFQDTTLLQRLSEHNIKFQEVDK; encoded by the exons ATGATGGCTACCGAGCGGTATGACATTGTCATTTTTGGTGCCAGTGGGTTCACCGGTCAGTTTGTGGTTGAAGAAGTAGCCCGGGTGGCCCCGACAGAGAGACTGACATGGGCGGTGTCAGGTCGGTCCATGGAAAAAATCCAAAAGGTCCTCAGCAAAGCTTCCAAAAGGACAG GCAATGATTTGGAGGCGACTCCCATTATAATAGCTGACACATCCAGTGATGAGTCACTACTGCAGATGGCAAAGCAAGCCAAACTTGTTCTGAATTGTGTGGGCCCT tatcgTTTCTATGGCGAGCAGGTGGTGAGAGCCTGTGTAGAGGGGGGAGCCAACCATCTGGATATCAGCGGGGAACCAGCC TATATTGAGAAAATGCAGTTGAAATACAATGGAGAAGCGGAGAAGAGTGGAGTGTTTGTGATCAGTGCTTGTGGCTTTGACAGCATCCCTGCAGAGTCGGGAATTCTCCACGCCAAGCAAAAATTCCAAG GTGAGATCAACACCGTTGAAAGTTACCTTGAACTGCATGCTGGTCCCCACGGAATGGCAGTCAACAACGGCACGCTGGAATCTGCCATATATGGATTCCTGAACGAGGGGGAACTGAAGTCCATCAGGAAGTCCCTGTTCCCCGAGCCCCTCCCTCCCCCCAAGTACAAAATTGCCAAAAG GGGGATGCTGTTTAAGAATGAGGTCAACAAGAAGTGGACCGCTCCATTCCTGGGCAGTGACAAGTCCGTCGTCTACCGGTCCCAGCGGTACAATTTCAGTCAGAGGAAGGAGAAAGCG ATTCAGTACCAACCCTATGTGTGCTATGACAGCATATTGACCGTCTTCGGCCTGCTTTGGTTTGGCCTGCTGTTTGGGATCATGACTAAATTCAGCTTCACAAGGAAACTTCTCCTTCGA tattcttctttttttactgCTGGATTGTTCAAACCTGAGGGCCCTTCCTTGAAACAG ATTGAAACCTGTAGCTTCTCCATGACATTTGTGTCCAAAGGCTGGAAATCCCTCCCTGAAGGGGAACCCCAATCCCCTCCAGACACAGTTAAAATCACCAAGGTCACTGGTCCAG AGGTGGGATATGTGACCACTCCAATCTGCATGGTCCAGgcagctgttgttgttttgaagGAGAAGGAAAAACTCCCCGGAAA GGGCGGTGTACTGGCTCCCGGATCGGCTTTCCAGGACACAACTCTACTGCAGCGTCTTTCTGAACACAACATCAAGTTCCAGGAAGTCGACAAATAA